tccgaatgaactcacaagagctgAGGTATCAAGGATCACTccgatctctctagcagtcttgctgcataaacttgtagctgaatggtttgacaaaaggtttctAAGAGGATGGGGGAGATGGAGTTTTATAACAGGGACAACCCCCTTAgataggtgtgaaaatggtttccAAAGTATgcaggtttgcatggcttccttggggGAATAAACAGACAACTTTGGGAGTTGCtggagagctcctcggaaattcgcgaagTCTTGATAGTCTGGACACCTTCTACGAGAATGACTAGagcttttgactcacaactccaaatgatgtgagttTTTTTTTGCATTAGAAAGATAATTTGATGCAGCTTCTGgtgatgtacccctatggccccgtctCTCCATCACATGGGTGTGGCACAATGAAACATCAGAGCTAAAAACTGACAGCATCaacttcacttgaaacttgttttctccaaacttgttttctccaaacttgttcctccaaaccgtttgcttcaagagctcataggttgttggatttcttcTATGTGATACCTAAATTCAACCAACAATAATGGGATGAAAGTATAGTTGTGTCATCAAGGTTACAAggtaaacttaagttagcgttcatcTATGTTTGCTTGATTCGTCttagtaattctttccaactaaattgtGCACTTTTCTAAAATGTCGtgtatgatgtacccatgtgctcatcaCAGCTATATACACATTTCTACCATGTTTATTGGGCTAAAGACGTGATATTtcattgcaacgcacgagcattccTGCTAGTCTTTCATCGTTCTTAAAAAAGAAATCGTGTTCTGTATCGGTTTCCGCGAGAGTGATTCAACCGTTGTGGGCAAAAAATGGACGGTGAGATGCCGCGAGGCACGCATTTGATCCAGCACGAATCTCAACGTGACCACCAAACGGGGTGTGAGCGAAATCAAGGGCAAAGACGGACAAAACCCCCGTCCCCCACACTCTCCTCCTCCGTTTGCTCCGTTTCCCCCAAATCTGCCGCACGACCCAAACAAAACCCTTGCGGCGGCGCCCCACCCCATCTCCGGCGGCCAAGCGGAATGGAGCGCTCGGCGGCGGGCGCCTCGTACCAGCGCTTCCCGCGCGTGCGGATCCGCGAGCTCAAGGACGAGTACGCCAAGTTCGAGCTCAAGGACACCGACGCGAGCATGGCCAACGCCCTCCGCCGCGTCATGATCGCCGAGGTCCCCACCGTCGCCATCGACCTCGTCGAGATCGAGAGCAACTCCTCCGTCCTCAACGACGAGTTCCTCGCGCACCGCCTCGGCCTCATCCCGCTCACCTCCTCCGCCGCCATGTCCATGCGCTTCTCCCGCGACTGCGACGCCTGCGACGGGGACGGCTCCTGCGAGTACTGCTCCGTCGAGTTCCacctcgccgcccgcgccaccgACTCCGGCCAGACGCTCGAGGTCACCTCCACCAAGGACCTCCGCTCCACCGACCCCAAGGTCTGCCCTGTCGACCAGCAAAGGGAGTACCAGCAGGCCCTCGGCAACGTCGACGCCTACGAGCCCGATGCTGCCGGTGACCACAGGCAAGTCGCGCTCTCCGTTTCGGCCCATTCTGTCATTCTGTATTCTTTATTTCTTATTATTAAACCCCCCAAGTATTGATGAAATGACGACCTCTGCCTGATCACAGAACCCAACTAACCCTAGTTAGCCATTCTACTAGCAGCTTATCTGTATGATGAATTCCTAATTCAGCTATCTGTCTCTGTCTCGGCAACGTCGACGCCTACGCGCTCGATGCTACCGGAGACCATATAGCATGAGGTACTTCAAATAGTGCAGTGAAAGTTTAATCTCGTCACTGCACTATTTGAAGTACCTCATGCTCGTTATCGTGTCTGTAGATGATTCAATTTGATGGTTAATTTGTATCGAAAGGTCACAATTACACTTTCACGACATTGTCCCTGCGTTCATTCTTGTATTTTGAATCAGCATTCTGCTACTAGCAGTCTAACAGCACAtgtaatccaatcatgctcaaccaGGTCTCAGTTTCAGATTAAAAGCTCTGCGTGTGCTACAGTTGCTTATAGGTTCAGTTGGTAGGAGGCCAAAGCGCCAGCATTTTACTTTATCTATGCCAAAATGCTAGTCGTCGTCACTTGCACTACCGCATGCTTTCACTACCTTAAAATTGCAATGACTCAAGTGAAACTATATTTGCATTGTTGTACAACATCTTCAAGTGTGATCAGCATTAAGACGAAGGCATATATTTATTTAGCCAAAGCAATCTTGTATTGTTGATTCCAATGAACACTTATTTTTGTATCCTTCAACTATATCTGAACTAAACCAGCATTTCCTAGTAATAACGTTGCTATCTCTGAATTCTGAAGATGGCATATTCTTTCTAACATTGAAATTTGGAAATTTGTCATACTAATCCATTAGACATTTTCTTTGCGTGGAAGTATTGATAATGTCATGTAATCTAACATTTGAATAGATCGTTTATGTAGAGAGTTCAATAGCTTTATTGGTTGTGTAAACCTCTCCGAACACTTTGTTAGTTAGACATTTAGTACACATGGATGCTCTGTTAAATCACATTCTGTATTTCTGTCGAAATCACTGAGAAGATATAAATGTACTGCAACATCAGGTTCTCGATCTCGTTCATGGTATGTAGTTCAGGTAGCATAAAATACGTTGACGACCATGTAGTATGTATATAACCCAGAAAGGTATCTAGACAGGCATAGAATGTGCATATATCCAACAAGGATAAACAATTTATAAGTTTTACTGGGCACGAATTTTCGGAGGCTTCAACAAAAGCACTGAACATGACAATCGAAACAAGATGTTATTGTGCATCCTTTGCACAGAGAAATTATTTACTTCAGACATTGATACCACTTTTAGAAAAAGGAGGGAGCAACAAGAGGTTGTAAAAGAGAGACAGAAAAGAAGCTACCATGCAATTTCCTTTTACTTTTCAATGACGTAAACAAACGAGCTTGATGGCTACACATCAttgtttttaaggcggtaaggcgacCTAAGGCGAGCACCACCCGCTCTAGCGCCTAGGCGACGCCTAAGCGCCTAAGGCGGCCATATTTGTAAGGCCCTGCCAGGGCGCCTTATCGCCTAAGCGTCCAAGGCAGGATGCCTTAAAAACAATGCTACACAGTAGAGCCTAAGTTGTGCGCGCCTTTTGCCATGAGGTTATATTATAACTCGTACCCTAGTGTTCATCACCTCATTGTTCCATGGTGTTCATCCATATGCCGTAAGTTTATCTGCCTATAATCTGCTCAGTTTTCCATTTTCCATCAAAGTGTACAGATTGTAATGCTTATGTTGGGACTTGGGAGTACCACTAAATCTGAGAATGGTCGGGGAACTGAACTAAACCTCAACTGAACCCGCATGATCAATTTGGGCAAACCGGACCTAACTAATCCTCTTTAATTTTTATTTAAACCCAAACCAAACTGAACCACGTCCTCACTCCACCTAAACTGAACTGAACCGATGGCTAAAACCATGTGGTTTTAGCTAAAACCATGTGGTTTTAGCCAATGGGTAAACAACAATTCCATACCATGTTGCCGCCTACGTTCATGTCAAATGGCCTGGTGCTGCTCCCAGCTCTCTGCCTTCGTGAACAGCTTGTAAAGGAGTGGTTGAGCGGGGCAGTGGTGAGCAGAGCGATGCACCTCATGCGCCGGCGCCGCCCGTGCTCGTTAGTGTGGGGGGTCGTGCATGCACGTGTCGCGCTTCCGAGAGCTGAGCATGATCTTCAGTTGCTCCCTCGAGGGTGTCGACGCCGCTGACGCCGCTGGCGCCACTGGACGACTCTCCTTGGATGCAGCATTGCGGCTCAGTGTCGCGGGGGCGGGGATGTTGGGACGGcgagaggtggcggcggcggctacaggAACGGGGAAAGAGCGATTTGTTGAGCAAACCTACGAAGTTCGAACCAACCTCGGGAACCGGTTTGGAATCACGGGTTGAGCCTGGTTGGAAATTGAACGGTTTAAGCCCATACCTGACCACACCCACCTATTATTCACAGGAAACTGAACCAAACCAAACTGTTAGCAGATACAACCCTTAGCGACCAAACCAAAGAAG
This window of the Triticum aestivum cultivar Chinese Spring chromosome 5D, IWGSC CS RefSeq v2.1, whole genome shotgun sequence genome carries:
- the LOC123120651 gene encoding DNA-directed RNA polymerases II, IV and V subunit 3, with product MERSAAGASYQRFPRVRIRELKDEYAKFELKDTDASMANALRRVMIAEVPTVAIDLVEIESNSSVLNDEFLAHRLGLIPLTSSAAMSMRFSRDCDACDGDGSCEYCSVEFHLAARATDSGQTLEVTSTKDLRSTDPKVCPVDQQREYQQALGNVDAYEPDAAGDHRGILIVKLRRGQELRLRAIARKGIGKDHAKWSPAATVTFMYEPDIRINQELMETLTLEEKQSWVESSPTKVFDIDPVTQQVTIVDPEAYTYDDEVIKKAEAMGKPGLVEINAKEDSFVFTVETTGAITAYELIMNAITVLRQKLDAVRLQDDDGDLGELGAHLIGG